In Ruania zhangjianzhongii, the following proteins share a genomic window:
- a CDS encoding EamA family transporter, producing the protein MGVLLALGSALSYGLSDVAGGLASRRISFVHAAFLGQAGGLVATAVVVLIAAPTPATSGDLAWGAASGVGTGAAMTFLFRGISRGAMSLVVPLSAVGGVALPVLVGAAFLGERPTGLTWIGVLIALPALWLMCRSTDGPSHASRAAIIDGLVAGGGIALQYLCLAQAGPASGLWPILSGRGAALAVIVVAALTLFRGATGRAARRELRAAPPSVLVLSLVAGVLAAVALTAYLFALRGELLTVTVVLSSLYPVVPVVVGLLFLGERLRAAQVFGLAAALLATTLIVLG; encoded by the coding sequence ATGGGCGTCCTCCTGGCGCTCGGCTCCGCGCTGAGCTACGGCCTCTCCGATGTGGCCGGCGGCCTCGCCTCCCGGCGCATCTCCTTCGTCCACGCCGCGTTCCTCGGTCAGGCCGGGGGCCTGGTGGCCACTGCCGTCGTGGTACTGATCGCGGCCCCGACGCCGGCCACCAGTGGAGACCTGGCCTGGGGTGCCGCCTCGGGTGTCGGTACCGGCGCGGCCATGACCTTCCTGTTCCGCGGAATCAGCCGGGGTGCGATGTCCCTGGTGGTGCCACTCAGCGCGGTGGGCGGAGTAGCGCTTCCCGTGCTCGTCGGGGCCGCGTTCCTCGGTGAACGACCGACCGGGCTGACCTGGATCGGTGTTCTGATCGCGCTTCCGGCGCTCTGGCTGATGTGCAGGAGCACGGACGGGCCGAGCCACGCTTCGCGTGCCGCGATCATCGACGGCCTGGTGGCTGGCGGCGGAATCGCCCTGCAATACCTCTGCCTTGCCCAGGCGGGGCCGGCCTCAGGCCTGTGGCCGATCCTGAGTGGTCGCGGTGCAGCGCTCGCGGTGATCGTCGTCGCTGCCCTCACCCTGTTCCGCGGGGCCACCGGCCGTGCGGCGCGCCGGGAACTCCGGGCGGCGCCACCCTCCGTGCTCGTGCTGAGCCTCGTCGCGGGCGTGCTGGCCGCAGTGGCGCTGACTGCGTACCTGTTCGCCCTGCGCGGTGAGCTCCTCACCGTCACGGTGGTGCTGTCCTCGCTGTACCCGGTGGTGCCGGTGGTGGTGGGTCTGCTCTTCCTCGGCGAACGGCTCCGTGCCGCGCAGGTGTTCGGACTGGCGGCCGCGTTGCTCGCGACGACGCTGATCGTGCTGGGGTGA
- a CDS encoding MarR family winged helix-turn-helix transcriptional regulator, whose translation MHDVDRIANLLGAAALGLTDRALDGAAQVRRLSTSSTAALISLYATPGLSVSELGRRVRLSQPAAARMVDSLEADGAVRRAPSTVNRRWMTVHLTDQGCALAQELLGARRVPLRQAVEKLDPDDQHALAGLLERILYELEEGTGQGQRICRLCDREACIRTAACPIGRAERGEPR comes from the coding sequence ATGCATGACGTAGACCGGATCGCGAACTTGCTCGGCGCGGCGGCTCTCGGACTGACGGATCGGGCGCTCGACGGCGCAGCCCAGGTCCGGCGACTGAGCACCAGCAGCACAGCCGCCCTGATCTCGCTGTATGCCACCCCGGGACTGAGCGTGAGTGAGCTCGGACGGCGGGTGCGGCTGAGCCAGCCGGCGGCGGCGCGGATGGTGGACTCTCTCGAGGCGGACGGCGCGGTTCGGCGGGCGCCTAGCACCGTCAACCGGCGTTGGATGACCGTGCACCTGACCGACCAGGGCTGCGCGCTGGCGCAGGAGCTTCTCGGTGCGCGACGGGTGCCACTGCGGCAAGCAGTCGAGAAGCTGGACCCCGACGACCAGCACGCACTGGCCGGGCTGCTGGAGCGGATACTGTACGAGCTGGAGGAGGGGACAGGACAGGGGCAGCGGATCTGCCGCCTGTGCGACCGGGAGGCGTGCATCCGCACCGCCGCCTGCCCGATCGGTCGGGCTGAGCGAGGGGAGCCGAGGTGA
- a CDS encoding cob(I)yrinic acid a,c-diamide adenosyltransferase yields MRIYTGTGDDGSTGRWLGGRVAKTDAVVIACGDVDELVALLGVARAAGPDPELAGVLLRLQRELFVLGADLSVNPDHRDRLEPGTSLLTEENVAGLEQLIDECVAAHPLRPVFIVPGATLASAHLDHARTVARRAERATLTARDAGATVSDAVARYLNRLSDLLFVLARQAAGDAEEPASHD; encoded by the coding sequence ATGCGGATCTACACAGGCACTGGTGATGACGGCAGCACTGGTCGCTGGCTGGGCGGCCGGGTGGCAAAGACCGATGCGGTCGTCATTGCCTGCGGGGACGTGGATGAGCTGGTGGCGCTCCTCGGCGTGGCGCGGGCTGCCGGTCCGGACCCGGAGCTTGCGGGCGTGCTGCTGCGCCTGCAGCGCGAGCTGTTCGTGCTCGGTGCGGACCTGTCGGTGAACCCGGACCACCGGGACCGGCTGGAGCCGGGCACCTCGCTGCTCACCGAGGAGAACGTCGCCGGCCTGGAGCAACTCATTGACGAGTGCGTGGCCGCCCACCCGCTCCGGCCGGTGTTCATCGTGCCCGGCGCCACGCTGGCCAGCGCACACCTGGACCACGCCCGCACCGTTGCGCGCCGGGCCGAGCGGGCCACCCTGACCGCGCGCGATGCCGGCGCCACGGTGAGCGACGCCGTCGCCCGCTATCTGAACCGGCTCTCCGACCTGTTGTTCGTGCTCGCCCGGCAGGCCGCCGGGGACGCGGAGGAACCGGCCAGTCACGACTGA